The Anopheles marshallii chromosome X, idAnoMarsDA_429_01, whole genome shotgun sequence genome includes a window with the following:
- the LOC128708383 gene encoding programmed cell death protein 4, translated as MDLASESVLFMDKDKQNGAADHHGRNGTAPGGEGSGPGSPNSGEGSSKGTDGMELMKKPIGLLDDKLKKRVRKMSRSNSKDGVLGVAGTPNFVSPHRKWKNSRRSRNGYGRGLPKKGGAGRKGVWGKPGSEVYDELDEDPNDPNFDIDAYNSTHNVELKEIVPQLTEAEVVKKLEAIILEYFEHGDTHEVADALDDLLQPGMKPLVTKTVVAVAFEHKQSQRELTSVLISDLYGRIVTRDDICAGFDLLLLNMADIMLDTPDAPHLLGNFIARAVADDCIPPKYAYQSDREDLDQNAQSALVRATTLLSMHDGWGQLDNVWGVGGALRPVQTITQQMSYLLQEYLCSRDLSEAQRSIKELEVPHFHHELIYEAIIMTLEAFNESTEVAICDLFRTLDSTCIVTPEQMEQGFRRVYEDMTDIVLDIPLAYSILDRFMQHCQRAGSFLSEALIKDIPTRGRKRFVSEGDGGMIKQINFHRDL; from the exons ATGGATCTCGCAAGCGAGAGTGTGTTGTTTATGGACAAAGACAAGCAAAATGGTGCTGCCGACCATCATGGGCGCAACGGTACCGCACCGGGTGGTGAAGGTAGCGGTCCCGGTTCCCCGAACAGCGGTGAAGGTTCCAGCAAGGGTACCGATGGGATGGAATTGATGAAGAAACCGATCGGCTTGCTCGACGATAAGCTGAAGAAGCGCGTGCGTAAGATGTCGCGCTCGAACAGCAAGGACGGTGTGCTGGGAGTGGCCGGTACGCCGAACTTTGTGTCACCGCACCGGAAGTGGAAGAACAGTCGCCGGTCCCGAAACGGTTACGGGCGGGGCCTGCCGAAGAAGGGTGGCGCCGGCCGGAAGGGTGTGTGGGGTAAGCCGGGATCGGAGGTGTATGATGAGCTGGACGAGGATCCGAACGATCCGAACTTTGACATCGACGCGTACAACAGCACGCACAACGTGGAGCTGAAGGAAATTGTGCCGCAGCTGACCGAGGCGGAGGTCGTGAAGAAGCTGGAAGCGATCATACTCGAGTACTTCGAGCACGGTGACACACACGAGGTGGCGGACGCGCTGGACGATCTGCTGCAGCCGGGCATGAAGCCGCTGGTGACAAAAACCGTTGTTGCCGTCGCATTCGAACACAAGCAGTCGCAGCGCGAGCTAACGTCGGTGCTGATTTCCGATCTGTATGGGCGCATCGTGACACGTGATGACATCTGTGCCG GGTTCGATTTGTTGCTGCTAAACATGGCCGATATTATGTTGGACACACCGGATGCGCCCCATCTGCTGGGCAACTTTATTGCGCGTGCGGTCGCCGACGATTGCATTCCGCCGAAATACGCTTACCAGTCGGATCGGGAGGATCTGGATCAAAATGCACAGTCGGCGCTGGTGCGCGCAACCACACTGCTTTCGATGCACGACGGTTGGGGCCAGCTCGACAACGTCTGGGGTGTCGGTGGTGCCCTACGTCCGGTGCAGACCATCACCCAGCAGATGTCGTATCTGCTGCAGGAGTACTTGTGTTCACGCGATCTCAGCGAAGCCCAGCGCTCCATCAAGGAGCTGGAGGTGCCGCATTTCCACCATGAACTGATTTACGAG GCAATCATAATGACACTGGAAGCGTTCAACGAGTCCACCGAGGTGGCCATTTGCGATCTGTTCCGTACACTCGACAGTACCTGCATTGTGACGCCGGAGCAGATGGAGCAAGGGTTCCGGCGCGTCTACGAGGACATGACTGACATCGTTCTCGACATCCCGCTCGCTTACTCGATCCTGGATCGCTTCATGCAGCACTGCCAGCGGGCTGGTTCGTTCCTCAGCGAAGCACTCATCAAAGATATTCCCACCCG